A DNA window from Arachis hypogaea cultivar Tifrunner chromosome 18, arahy.Tifrunner.gnm2.J5K5, whole genome shotgun sequence contains the following coding sequences:
- the LOC112769932 gene encoding uncharacterized protein isoform X1, translating to MEWALNRKKRWMVLVGSILVLVQVFVNTSGCFREEKRSLLELKTAYSNHSLLPSWVDDVVDPNSNCCDWECVECDPSSGYVFNLSLSNIRDRDAYGRCFSTPFNWSLLLTFPQLTILDLSHNCFQNFVCQGGLCQMKQIEELYLNDNNFEGTLDPLMGNMTSLRTLDLSHNLLSGSIPASMAMMPSLRILNLGHNNFSGSIPINMFEGRDTSAPIGLHILDLSHNKFSGHLPFSFTISPSLVFINLKGNDLTGKIPNYYPRGDNIVAIDFSDNNFKGHIPESIYSLKSLTFLLLAGNQLQEQLSSGICELRNLQILDLSRNKFTGSIPSCFNNIAFQDVNFVFSRGQRATVSPGGAKRYRTQIFGFKYRMGEVQVKTKGSSRSYEGDTLKIMSALDLSSNQLTGEIPRELGDLSGLHTLNLSHNRLNGLIPESFHNLQNIESLDLSNNTLSGQIPLNLQDLYFLEIFNVSYNNLSGTAPEENQFANFDDSNYEGNPFLHWTNSNRRIPPPPAPLDKRKKDDSAVDFTSFYWTFSASYVTVLLALVIILWINPYWRRVWFYFVEWCLFKCFR from the exons ATGGAGTGGGCTTTGAATAGGAAGAAGCGATGGATGGTATTGGTGGGAAGTATTTTGGTGTTGGTTCAAGTGTTTGTGAACACAAGCGGTTGTTTCAGAGAAGAGAAGAGATCGCTTCTTGAATTGAAGACTGCTTATTCGAATCATTCTTTGCTGCCATCTTGGGTTGATGACGTTGTTGATCCAAATAGCAATTGCTGTGATTGGGAATGCGTTGAGTGTGATCCCTCCTCTGGCTATGTCTtcaatctctctctctccaatATCAGAGACCGTGATGCCTATGGACGTTGTTTTTCCACACCCTTCAACTGGTCCTTGCTCCTCACCTTCCCTCAATTGACAATCCTTGATCTCTCCCATAACTGCTTCCAAAACTTCGTTTGTCAAGGAG GTTTATGTCAAATGAAGCAAATTGAAGAGCTATATTTAAATGATAACAATTTCGAAGGAACTTTGGATCCACTCATGGGAAATATGACATCACTTCGGACTCTTGATCTTTCACATAACTTGTTAAGTGGGAGTATTCCTGCTTCAATGGCAATGATGCCAAGTTTAAGAATATTAAATCTGGGCCACAATAATTTTTCAGGGAGCATACCCATCAACATGTTTGAAGGACGAGACACCTCAGCTCCAATAGGTTTACATATCCTggacttgtctcataacaaattctCGGGTCATCTGCCATTTTCCTTCACGATATCACCATCTTTGGTTTTCATTAATTTGAAAGGAAATGATCTTACTGGCAAGATACCTAATTATTACCCTCGTGGCGACAATATAGTTGCTATTGATTTCAGTGACAACAATTTCAAGGGACATATTCCGGAGAGCATCTATAGTCTTAAGTCTTTGACATTTCTTCTATTGGCAGGAAACCAATTGCAAGAACAACTCTCCAGTGGTATATGTGAGTTAAGAAATCTACAGATCTTGGATCTGTCCCGTAATAAATTCACTGGCTCTATACCTTCTTGCTTCAATAATATAGCATTTCAGGATGTAAATTTTGTTTTCTCTCGTGGACAAAGAGCTACCGTGTCTCCTGGAGGAGCTAAAAGATATCGTACACAAATATTTGGTTTTAAGTATAGAATGGGAGAAGTACAAGTCAAAACAAAAGGTTCATCTCGTTCATACGAAGGTGATACACTTAAAATCATGTCTGCATTGGATTTGTCATCTAATCAATTGACGGGAGAAATTCCTCGCGAATTAGGAGATCTCAGCGGCCTTCATACACTCAATTTATCTCACAATCGTCTGAATGGATTGATTCCAGAGAGCTTTCACAATCTACAAAACATAGAGAGCTTGGATCTTTCAAACAACACTTTGAGTGGGCAAATTCCTCTTAATCTTCAGGACTTGTACTTTTTGGAGATCTTTAATGTGTCCTATAACAATCTATCAGGTACAGCACCTGAGGAAAACCAATTTGCCAACTTTGATGATAGCAACTACGAAGGGAATCCATTTCTCCATTGGACCAACAGTAACAGGCGGATTCCACCACCTCCAGCCCCGTTGGATAAGAGAAAGAAAGATGATTCTGCCGTTGACTTCACTTCTTTTTATTGGACTTTCTCTGCATCTTATGTCACAGTGCTCTTAGCGTTGGTGATAATTCTTTGGATCAATCCATATTGGAGAAGAGTGTGGTTTTATTTTGTTGAATGGTGTCTTTTTAAATGCTTTCGTTAA
- the LOC112769932 gene encoding uncharacterized protein isoform X2, protein MEWALNRKKRWMVLVGSILVLVQVFVNTSGCFREEKRSLLELKTAYSNHSLLPSWVDDVVDPNSNCCDWECVECDPSSGYVFNLSLSNIRDRDAYGRCFSTPFNWSLLLTFPQLTILDLSHNCFQNFVCQGGSIPINMFEGRDTSAPIGLHILDLSHNKFSGHLPFSFTISPSLVFINLKGNDLTGKIPNYYPRGDNIVAIDFSDNNFKGHIPESIYSLKSLTFLLLAGNQLQEQLSSGICELRNLQILDLSRNKFTGSIPSCFNNIAFQDVNFVFSRGQRATVSPGGAKRYRTQIFGFKYRMGEVQVKTKGSSRSYEGDTLKIMSALDLSSNQLTGEIPRELGDLSGLHTLNLSHNRLNGLIPESFHNLQNIESLDLSNNTLSGQIPLNLQDLYFLEIFNVSYNNLSGTAPEENQFANFDDSNYEGNPFLHWTNSNRRIPPPPAPLDKRKKDDSAVDFTSFYWTFSASYVTVLLALVIILWINPYWRRVWFYFVEWCLFKCFR, encoded by the exons ATGGAGTGGGCTTTGAATAGGAAGAAGCGATGGATGGTATTGGTGGGAAGTATTTTGGTGTTGGTTCAAGTGTTTGTGAACACAAGCGGTTGTTTCAGAGAAGAGAAGAGATCGCTTCTTGAATTGAAGACTGCTTATTCGAATCATTCTTTGCTGCCATCTTGGGTTGATGACGTTGTTGATCCAAATAGCAATTGCTGTGATTGGGAATGCGTTGAGTGTGATCCCTCCTCTGGCTATGTCTtcaatctctctctctccaatATCAGAGACCGTGATGCCTATGGACGTTGTTTTTCCACACCCTTCAACTGGTCCTTGCTCCTCACCTTCCCTCAATTGACAATCCTTGATCTCTCCCATAACTGCTTCCAAAACTTCGTTTGTCAAGGAG GGAGCATACCCATCAACATGTTTGAAGGACGAGACACCTCAGCTCCAATAGGTTTACATATCCTggacttgtctcataacaaattctCGGGTCATCTGCCATTTTCCTTCACGATATCACCATCTTTGGTTTTCATTAATTTGAAAGGAAATGATCTTACTGGCAAGATACCTAATTATTACCCTCGTGGCGACAATATAGTTGCTATTGATTTCAGTGACAACAATTTCAAGGGACATATTCCGGAGAGCATCTATAGTCTTAAGTCTTTGACATTTCTTCTATTGGCAGGAAACCAATTGCAAGAACAACTCTCCAGTGGTATATGTGAGTTAAGAAATCTACAGATCTTGGATCTGTCCCGTAATAAATTCACTGGCTCTATACCTTCTTGCTTCAATAATATAGCATTTCAGGATGTAAATTTTGTTTTCTCTCGTGGACAAAGAGCTACCGTGTCTCCTGGAGGAGCTAAAAGATATCGTACACAAATATTTGGTTTTAAGTATAGAATGGGAGAAGTACAAGTCAAAACAAAAGGTTCATCTCGTTCATACGAAGGTGATACACTTAAAATCATGTCTGCATTGGATTTGTCATCTAATCAATTGACGGGAGAAATTCCTCGCGAATTAGGAGATCTCAGCGGCCTTCATACACTCAATTTATCTCACAATCGTCTGAATGGATTGATTCCAGAGAGCTTTCACAATCTACAAAACATAGAGAGCTTGGATCTTTCAAACAACACTTTGAGTGGGCAAATTCCTCTTAATCTTCAGGACTTGTACTTTTTGGAGATCTTTAATGTGTCCTATAACAATCTATCAGGTACAGCACCTGAGGAAAACCAATTTGCCAACTTTGATGATAGCAACTACGAAGGGAATCCATTTCTCCATTGGACCAACAGTAACAGGCGGATTCCACCACCTCCAGCCCCGTTGGATAAGAGAAAGAAAGATGATTCTGCCGTTGACTTCACTTCTTTTTATTGGACTTTCTCTGCATCTTATGTCACAGTGCTCTTAGCGTTGGTGATAATTCTTTGGATCAATCCATATTGGAGAAGAGTGTGGTTTTATTTTGTTGAATGGTGTCTTTTTAAATGCTTTCGTTAA